The Methanomassiliicoccales archaeon genome window below encodes:
- the argB gene encoding acetylglutamate kinase, translating into MELMDQHMPKQHHRASKLKGKRVLIKIGGSSVAGKEALESFAHGIALLVAMGVKPVIVHGGGPEINEEMKKRGMPIQKVAGLRVTDERTLEVANEVLARINEEIVYALKRVQVKAVGLQGAERDTLVAKKLEPVLVKDEEGREVMVDLGNVGEVCHVDPLNLNNLISSGFVPVIYPICATKDHKLMNVNADTAAAQIAKAIKAEEMVLITDVPGLMLELGKPETTLREVTAAQLDELIQQGVVKDGMIPKVRACQLAVRGGVKAVHMVDGKEKDAIVNQLLSGGNLGTTVLP; encoded by the coding sequence ATGGAATTGATGGATCAGCATATGCCTAAGCAACATCACCGTGCCTCCAAGCTGAAAGGTAAGAGAGTGCTGATCAAGATAGGTGGAAGCTCCGTTGCCGGCAAGGAGGCCTTGGAATCCTTCGCCCATGGCATCGCGCTCCTCGTGGCCATGGGGGTAAAGCCAGTGATAGTTCATGGAGGCGGCCCAGAGATAAACGAGGAGATGAAGAAGAGAGGGATGCCCATCCAGAAGGTAGCGGGCCTGAGGGTGACGGATGAGCGCACCTTAGAGGTGGCCAATGAGGTTCTGGCGCGCATTAACGAGGAGATAGTCTACGCTCTCAAGCGCGTACAGGTGAAAGCCGTGGGGCTGCAAGGGGCAGAGCGGGATACTCTCGTGGCCAAAAAACTAGAACCGGTCCTAGTGAAGGACGAGGAAGGTCGAGAGGTGATGGTGGATTTGGGGAATGTGGGAGAGGTGTGCCATGTAGATCCTCTTAACCTGAACAACCTTATCTCCAGCGGCTTTGTACCAGTCATATATCCCATCTGCGCCACCAAGGATCACAAATTGATGAACGTGAATGCGGATACCGCCGCGGCTCAGATAGCCAAGGCCATAAAGGCGGAGGAGATGGTGCTGATAACCGATGTGCCTGGCCTAATGCTGGAGTTGGGCAAGCCGGAGACTACTCTACGAGAAGTCACTGCGGCGCAGCTGGATGAATTGATTCAACAAGGCGTGGTCAAGGATGGGATGATACCTAAGGTGAGAGCCTGCCAACTTGCAGTGCGCGGAGGCGTCAAAGCGGTACATATGGTGGATGGTAAAGAGAAGGATGCCATCGTCAACCAGCTCCTTTCCGGAGGCAATTTGGGGACGACGGTGCTGCCCTGA
- a CDS encoding aspartate aminotransferase family protein, translating to MERLGLEDIKQLYKAYLFQNYGREEVCFDRGEGEYLFDIGNCRYIDFVAGIAVNALGHNHPAIVEAIERQARRLIHVSNLYYTKEQAELGEAIASIAPWPLAVSLFVNSGAEANEGALKLACKSTGRSRFVATLNSFHGRTAIALSATGQKKYQSGFEPLLSKAFDFVEYGSVEGLKSAVTGDTAALILEPIQGEGGVRIPSREFVRAARDICSDKGALLIMDEVQTGLCRTGRWFGFEHFGIVPDIMTLAKALGGGYPIGAIVSSMEIAKAFTPGSHGTTFGGNPLGCAVATAVINTMKKEKLAERAAQKGEEWIQRLRTLSQDSPMVKEVRGKGLMIGVEMEGERAKEFKEFAFRRKQLVNVAGGNTVRLVPPLIISEHSMNALNESLRCFLTRPS from the coding sequence ATGGAACGATTGGGGCTTGAGGACATCAAGCAGCTTTATAAGGCCTATCTCTTCCAGAACTATGGAAGGGAAGAGGTGTGTTTCGATAGGGGAGAGGGGGAGTATCTTTTCGACATCGGCAACTGCCGCTATATTGACTTCGTGGCAGGCATAGCGGTTAACGCCCTTGGGCACAACCACCCAGCCATAGTAGAGGCCATCGAAAGGCAGGCGCGTAGACTAATTCACGTCTCCAATTTGTATTATACGAAGGAGCAAGCCGAATTGGGAGAGGCGATAGCCTCCATTGCTCCCTGGCCACTAGCGGTATCGCTCTTTGTCAACAGCGGAGCCGAGGCCAATGAAGGAGCGTTGAAGCTGGCATGTAAGAGCACGGGGCGTTCGCGCTTCGTGGCCACACTGAACTCTTTTCACGGCCGCACGGCGATAGCCCTCTCCGCCACGGGGCAGAAGAAATACCAATCGGGATTCGAGCCCCTGCTGTCCAAAGCCTTCGACTTCGTTGAATATGGAAGCGTGGAAGGCTTGAAGTCCGCTGTAACGGGGGACACCGCAGCGCTCATCCTGGAGCCCATTCAGGGCGAGGGAGGGGTAAGGATACCAAGTCGAGAGTTCGTGCGCGCTGCGAGGGACATATGCAGCGATAAAGGCGCTCTGCTAATAATGGATGAGGTGCAAACAGGCCTCTGTCGCACTGGTCGTTGGTTCGGATTCGAGCATTTTGGCATAGTTCCAGATATCATGACTCTCGCCAAGGCCCTGGGAGGAGGATATCCCATAGGGGCCATAGTCTCTTCCATGGAGATAGCGAAGGCCTTCACGCCAGGCTCTCACGGCACGACCTTTGGGGGAAATCCTTTGGGCTGCGCCGTGGCCACCGCAGTGATCAACACCATGAAGAAGGAGAAACTGGCGGAGAGAGCGGCACAGAAAGGGGAGGAATGGATCCAACGCCTGCGAACATTATCCCAGGACAGCCCTATGGTGAAGGAAGTACGGGGAAAGGGCTTGATGATAGGGGTGGAGATGGAGGGCGAGAGGGCGAAGGAATTCAAGGAGTTCGCCTTCCGCAGGAAGCAGCTGGTTAACGTGGCGGGAGGAAACACGGTGCGCCTTGTACCTCCCTTAATCATCAGCGAGCATTCGATGAATGCTTTGAACGAGAGCCTACGCTGCTTCCTCACCAGGCCTTCATAG
- a CDS encoding M42 family metallopeptidase — protein sequence MEDKSMRFLEELCNSPGPSGFEKAPLRLIKEYVKEYADSVYWDRMGNLFFEKMGSSDSPVVLVPGHVDEIGFIITSINQQGYLTFNQLGGWFDQVLLGQRVSIMTKGGLVPGVIACKPPHVMDAEERKKVVTKDKMFIDVGACNREEVKAMGIRVGDAVVPDSKFYVIEKKAFKEGKEVGKRKLICGKAFDNRISAFLATELIKTLRKENIGHPNKVIGAATVQEEVGSRGAKTAAVQTKPDVAIILDVDISGDVPGIEPHQAPSRMGEGVSITVFDASMIPNQALKDLVIGICEEKNIPHQLSTMAGGGTDGASIHVANAGVPCIVIGVPTRHIHSHVAMIDTADLESTLRLSVELVKALDRGTVESLTQI from the coding sequence ATGGAAGATAAATCGATGAGGTTCTTAGAAGAACTATGCAACAGCCCGGGGCCATCTGGTTTCGAGAAGGCCCCGCTGCGTTTGATTAAGGAATACGTCAAGGAATATGCCGACTCCGTCTACTGGGATAGGATGGGGAACCTTTTTTTTGAAAAGATGGGAAGCAGCGATAGCCCTGTGGTCCTCGTCCCTGGGCACGTGGATGAGATCGGTTTCATCATAACCAGCATCAATCAGCAGGGATACCTAACCTTCAATCAGTTAGGTGGCTGGTTCGATCAGGTGCTTTTAGGCCAAAGGGTGTCGATAATGACCAAAGGAGGCCTGGTCCCGGGAGTGATAGCCTGCAAACCTCCTCATGTCATGGACGCGGAAGAGAGGAAGAAGGTGGTTACCAAAGACAAGATGTTCATCGATGTGGGGGCCTGCAACCGGGAGGAGGTCAAGGCCATGGGCATAAGAGTCGGGGATGCAGTGGTACCGGACTCAAAATTCTATGTTATCGAAAAGAAGGCTTTCAAGGAAGGTAAGGAGGTGGGTAAGAGGAAGCTGATTTGCGGTAAGGCCTTCGACAATCGCATTTCCGCTTTCCTCGCCACAGAGCTGATAAAGACCTTGCGCAAGGAGAATATAGGACATCCCAATAAGGTGATAGGCGCGGCCACGGTGCAGGAGGAAGTGGGATCGAGAGGGGCCAAAACTGCTGCCGTCCAGACCAAGCCGGACGTAGCCATCATTTTGGATGTGGACATATCGGGAGATGTGCCCGGCATCGAGCCTCATCAGGCGCCAAGCCGCATGGGAGAGGGAGTATCCATCACGGTATTTGATGCCAGCATGATACCCAATCAGGCCTTGAAGGATTTGGTGATTGGTATATGCGAAGAGAAGAACATACCTCATCAGCTCTCCACCATGGCAGGGGGAGGCACGGATGGCGCCTCCATACATGTGGCCAACGCGGGTGTGCCCTGCATCGTGATAGGAGTGCCCACCAGGCACATCCATTCTCATGTGGCAATGATAGACACGGCAGACCTGGAGAGCACACTTCGTCTCTCCGTGGAACTGGTGAAGGCGTTGGATAGAGGAACGGTGGAATCCCTGACCCAGATTTAA
- a CDS encoding peptidylprolyl isomerase: MSAEEVKIKKGDVIRLEYSGYLADSNELFDTTIMEVAKQGGIFNEKVPYGPIPLLVGSGRVFEGLEEAVIGASVGEEREVVIPPEKAAGARDPKLVENIPLRDFLKQDIEPRIGMEVNIKNRLGIVIAVTPRMVRVDFNRRYAGRTLKYKFKVVARIDDPAEKALAIIEMDYGTKDNFSVSIEGDTYTIVLPDVCKYDQKWMIAKYKVVADLREGLKARVIRFVEEYIKADEEKKAEEKKEQGTEAEVKAEEREPEELPQ, from the coding sequence ATGTCTGCTGAGGAGGTCAAGATCAAGAAGGGCGACGTAATCCGTCTGGAGTACAGCGGTTATCTCGCTGATTCGAATGAGCTTTTCGACACCACCATCATGGAGGTAGCGAAGCAAGGTGGCATCTTCAATGAGAAGGTGCCCTATGGACCCATACCTTTACTGGTTGGCTCAGGCAGGGTCTTCGAGGGTCTGGAGGAGGCCGTCATAGGAGCTTCGGTAGGAGAGGAGCGCGAGGTTGTCATACCTCCAGAGAAGGCAGCTGGGGCGCGGGACCCTAAGCTGGTGGAGAACATACCTCTCAGAGATTTCCTCAAGCAGGACATCGAACCTCGGATCGGCATGGAAGTGAATATAAAGAATCGCTTGGGCATCGTCATTGCTGTCACCCCGCGCATGGTGCGGGTGGATTTCAATCGCCGCTATGCAGGACGCACTTTGAAATATAAGTTCAAGGTCGTAGCTAGGATAGATGATCCAGCAGAGAAGGCCTTGGCAATCATCGAGATGGATTATGGTACTAAGGATAATTTCTCTGTCAGCATCGAGGGCGACACCTACACTATAGTGCTTCCTGATGTGTGCAAGTACGATCAGAAGTGGATGATAGCTAAATACAAAGTCGTGGCGGACTTGCGTGAAGGACTGAAGGCCCGTGTCATACGCTTCGTAGAGGAATATATTAAAGCGGATGAGGAGAAGAAGGCGGAGGAGAAGAAGGAGCAGGGCACCGAGGCAGAGGTGAAGGCTGAGGAGCGAGAGCCTGAGGAACTCCCGCAGTGA
- a CDS encoding META domain-containing protein encodes MDPKLGPLKKWKLIRYRDKSESMRSIIQGSEADLVFLPEGRLAGSGGCNRFIASFESSGHILAIGPIGTTLMYCDDPPGLMAQESDYLSRLQSSASYEIEGEKLKFFDDEGHLLLEFILSCE; translated from the coding sequence ATGGATCCTAAGTTGGGGCCTCTGAAAAAATGGAAGCTGATTAGGTATAGGGATAAGAGCGAGAGCATGAGATCCATTATCCAAGGGAGTGAGGCTGATCTTGTATTCCTTCCCGAGGGAAGGCTGGCTGGGAGTGGTGGGTGCAACCGTTTCATTGCAAGCTTTGAGAGCTCTGGGCATATCCTGGCGATCGGGCCAATAGGAACAACTTTGATGTACTGCGACGACCCACCAGGGCTCATGGCTCAAGAATCGGATTATCTCAGCCGCCTCCAATCATCAGCGAGCTATGAGATAGAAGGCGAAAAACTCAAGTTCTTCGATGACGAAGGTCATCTTCTTCTCGAGTTCATTTTGTCTTGTGAATAG
- the argJ gene encoding bifunctional ornithine acetyltransferase/N-acetylglutamate synthase, with amino-acid sequence MTSPKGFKAAGVKSGIKKDKLDLAIIYSELPARAALAFTQNKARAAPIQVMMEDNPKFLRAFVINSGNANALTGPRGYNDAREMQRLVAEQLKIDPKEVGVASTGVIGRFLPMDLIKKGIAQACKELDRSVEANIDTAKAIMTTDTKIKSFACQTNLRDGTLVTVGGIAKGSGMISPALRTLHATTLSFITTDARLERDPSGRWQQIMDSSFNVINVDGDQSTNDISALMANGAAGGAAADDDPNFWEAVMWVAKSLAKAVAIDGEGATKLIEVVVTGAKDDQEARAAARSVVASNLVKAAIFGADPNFGRILAALGNSGSDFDISKVRLHLSNGKRVALFDNGSPLILPGSNEESLARSILKEKRIVIELDLGVGHGRGEAWGCDLSYEYVKINASYTT; translated from the coding sequence ATAACCTCTCCCAAGGGTTTCAAGGCGGCGGGAGTTAAATCGGGCATAAAGAAGGACAAGCTGGACTTGGCCATAATTTACAGCGAGCTGCCGGCGAGGGCCGCTCTGGCATTTACGCAGAACAAGGCCAGGGCCGCGCCCATACAGGTCATGATGGAGGACAATCCTAAATTCCTCCGTGCCTTCGTCATCAACTCTGGCAATGCCAATGCCCTGACTGGGCCGAGAGGATATAACGATGCTAGGGAGATGCAGCGCCTGGTGGCGGAGCAGTTGAAGATTGATCCCAAGGAGGTGGGGGTGGCCTCCACTGGGGTCATAGGCCGCTTCCTGCCCATGGATCTGATAAAGAAGGGAATAGCTCAGGCTTGCAAAGAACTGGACCGTTCGGTGGAGGCCAATATAGACACGGCCAAAGCCATAATGACCACTGACACAAAGATAAAGTCCTTCGCCTGCCAGACCAATCTGAGAGATGGGACGCTGGTGACTGTAGGGGGCATCGCCAAGGGAAGTGGCATGATATCCCCTGCTCTGCGCACTCTTCATGCCACCACGCTAAGCTTCATAACCACGGATGCGCGTCTAGAACGCGATCCGAGCGGGAGATGGCAGCAGATAATGGATTCGAGCTTCAACGTGATCAACGTGGATGGTGATCAGAGTACCAATGACATCTCAGCCCTGATGGCCAATGGCGCGGCTGGGGGGGCTGCGGCGGACGACGACCCCAATTTCTGGGAAGCGGTGATGTGGGTAGCCAAGTCCTTGGCTAAAGCAGTGGCCATAGATGGCGAGGGAGCTACCAAGTTGATCGAAGTGGTGGTGACAGGGGCAAAGGATGATCAGGAGGCTAGAGCCGCCGCCCGGTCGGTAGTGGCGTCCAACTTAGTCAAGGCAGCGATCTTCGGCGCAGACCCTAATTTCGGAAGGATATTGGCTGCACTGGGAAACTCGGGCAGCGATTTCGACATCTCTAAGGTACGTCTCCATCTCAGCAATGGCAAAAGAGTGGCGCTGTTCGACAACGGCTCTCCTCTCATACTCCCAGGTTCCAATGAGGAAAGCCTTGCCAGGAGCATCTTGAAGGAGAAGCGCATAGTGATCGAATTGGATCTTGGGGTAGGGCATGGACGAGGTGAGGCCTGGGGATGCGATCTGAGCTATGAATACGTCAAGATAAACGCTTCCTACACTACTTGA
- the argC gene encoding N-acetyl-gamma-glutamyl-phosphate reductase, giving the protein MIKAAIVGGSGYIGGELARLLCLHPRISLEAVTSRQNAGAKVSQVMGNLEGFVDLRFQERLGEQESYDLVFVAAPHGASMEIVPPLLKRGMKVIDLSGDYRLKEMETYRRWYGMEHKDPENFGKAVYGIPELFRDEIASAGFLANPGCYPTCSTLTLAPLFFHDLVHSQVIVDAKSGTSGAGQQPTDMTHHPFCASQVIPYKVGVHRHAPEIEMALQKVSHEKVDVVFTPHLMPIIRGMLCTCYARLKRPMDLDSVYQKYREFYHGKKFVRLVKGVPSIASVVGSNFCEIGLALAGKDTLVAMGAIDNLVKGGSGQAVQNANIMCGLQETEGLNFPGLGV; this is encoded by the coding sequence ATGATTAAGGCAGCCATCGTAGGAGGCTCAGGCTATATAGGGGGAGAGCTAGCGCGCCTTCTCTGTCTCCATCCCCGGATCAGCTTGGAAGCCGTTACCTCCAGGCAGAACGCAGGAGCTAAAGTATCCCAGGTCATGGGCAATCTGGAGGGGTTTGTGGATCTTCGCTTCCAAGAGAGATTAGGAGAGCAGGAGAGTTACGACCTGGTATTCGTGGCCGCTCCTCATGGTGCCTCCATGGAGATAGTCCCTCCCTTGTTGAAAAGAGGAATGAAAGTGATCGACCTGTCAGGCGACTATCGTCTTAAGGAAATGGAAACTTATCGCCGATGGTACGGGATGGAGCACAAGGACCCTGAGAACTTTGGGAAGGCGGTTTATGGGATTCCTGAACTGTTCCGGGATGAAATCGCCTCGGCCGGCTTCCTAGCCAATCCTGGCTGCTATCCAACCTGCTCCACCTTGACTCTGGCTCCGCTATTCTTTCACGATCTCGTCCACTCCCAAGTAATAGTGGATGCCAAGTCAGGCACCTCTGGCGCTGGTCAGCAACCCACGGACATGACGCATCATCCCTTCTGCGCCTCTCAGGTCATACCTTATAAGGTAGGAGTCCATCGGCATGCACCTGAGATCGAAATGGCCTTGCAGAAAGTTTCGCACGAGAAAGTGGACGTGGTCTTCACACCGCACCTGATGCCCATAATCCGAGGGATGCTGTGCACCTGCTATGCGCGGCTGAAGCGGCCTATGGACCTCGACTCTGTGTACCAGAAATATCGCGAGTTCTACCATGGAAAGAAGTTCGTGAGGCTGGTCAAAGGTGTGCCTTCTATCGCCTCGGTCGTAGGTTCGAACTTCTGCGAAATAGGACTAGCCCTGGCGGGAAAGGACACGCTCGTGGCCATGGGAGCCATAGACAACCTGGTTAAGGGTGGAAGCGGTCAGGCGGTGCAGAATGCTAATATCATGTGTGGCCTGCAGGAGACTGAAGGTTTGAATTTCCCGGGTTTGGGGGTGTGA
- a CDS encoding acetyl ornithine aminotransferase family protein: MEKAPHIVVEPPGPKALGIIEKDTKYLATSTKTSPLAIESGRGAVVRDVDGNTYLDFASGVAVLNLGHAHPAVTAAIQEQAAKFAHFAGTDYYYEVQSRLAEKLCGLALMPGDKRVFFSNSGTECIEAAIKLARWSTGRKMMISFIGGFHGRTMGSLSLTASKRVQQERYFPTMPGVVHIPFAYCYRCPYRLEYPTCDIWCARILEEVHFDTYLPPDEVAAMFIEPIQGEGGYIVPPKEFVQIMHRTCRAYDILLVDDEVQAGIGRTGRMWAMEHHEVVPDVMCSAKALGSGIPIGATIFPKKLDWGKMGAHSNTFGGNAIACASALATLDTLEKEELIAAARKKGIHLRKRLEELQQKYELIGDVRGLGLMQATEFVKDRRTKERACKERDRIAELCFKRGLIVIGCGRSGLRYIPPLNIEMEQLDAGLEVLESAIKEVTKDSR, from the coding sequence ATGGAAAAGGCGCCGCATATCGTAGTTGAGCCCCCTGGCCCTAAGGCCTTAGGCATAATCGAGAAGGACACCAAATACCTCGCCACCTCCACCAAGACCTCGCCCTTGGCCATCGAGTCGGGAAGGGGAGCTGTGGTGAGGGACGTGGATGGCAATACCTATCTGGATTTCGCCAGCGGGGTAGCAGTGCTCAACCTTGGACACGCTCATCCCGCTGTCACCGCTGCCATTCAGGAGCAGGCGGCCAAGTTCGCTCATTTCGCCGGAACCGATTACTATTATGAGGTCCAGTCTAGGTTGGCCGAGAAGCTATGCGGCCTTGCCCTCATGCCTGGCGATAAGAGAGTGTTCTTCAGCAACTCTGGAACAGAGTGCATAGAGGCTGCGATAAAGCTCGCGCGTTGGTCCACCGGGCGGAAGATGATGATTTCTTTTATCGGAGGATTCCATGGTCGCACCATGGGCTCGCTCTCCCTGACAGCGAGCAAAAGGGTACAGCAGGAGAGGTATTTCCCCACAATGCCAGGCGTGGTCCATATCCCTTTCGCCTATTGCTATCGCTGCCCTTATCGGCTGGAGTACCCTACCTGCGATATCTGGTGCGCTAGGATTCTGGAAGAGGTTCATTTCGATACCTATCTACCGCCTGACGAGGTGGCGGCGATGTTCATTGAGCCCATCCAAGGCGAGGGGGGCTACATCGTGCCTCCCAAGGAATTCGTCCAGATAATGCATCGCACTTGCCGAGCCTATGACATACTGCTAGTGGATGACGAGGTGCAGGCTGGCATAGGCCGCACGGGTAGGATGTGGGCTATGGAGCATCACGAGGTGGTGCCGGATGTAATGTGCAGTGCTAAGGCCTTAGGTTCGGGCATACCTATCGGGGCCACGATATTCCCCAAGAAGCTGGATTGGGGGAAGATGGGGGCGCACTCCAATACCTTTGGGGGCAATGCCATAGCTTGCGCTTCGGCCCTTGCCACATTGGACACGCTGGAGAAGGAAGAGCTCATCGCTGCAGCTAGAAAAAAAGGGATTCATCTCAGGAAGAGGTTGGAAGAGCTCCAGCAGAAGTACGAGTTGATAGGCGATGTCAGAGGTTTAGGCCTCATGCAGGCCACTGAGTTCGTGAAGGACAGAAGGACCAAGGAGCGAGCGTGTAAGGAGAGGGACCGCATCGCCGAGCTGTGTTTCAAGCGCGGGCTCATAGTGATTGGATGTGGTAGGTCTGGCCTGCGCTACATCCCTCCCCTCAACATCGAAATGGAGCAGCTAGATGCAGGCTTGGAGGTGCTGGAGAGCGCCATCAAGGAGGTTACGAAGGATTCGAGATAA
- a CDS encoding argininosuccinate synthase, whose amino-acid sequence MVSSKSTDRSDRKKVVLAYSGGLDTSVAIRWLQEKYDLDVIAVSVDVGQPDADMKDNIERAYKIGALKAYAIDAKDEFVRDYIFPALKANAMYEGSYPVCTSIARPLIAKLLVEVARKEGASYIAHGCTAKGNDQVRFDVSIGALAPELGIIAPMREWVMTREEEIEYARKHDIPVKVKKQCPYSTDENLWGRSIECGVLEDAWQEPPEDAFAWTVSAHEAPDDADYVEIDFEKGVPTALNGKRMEGVALIAELNHLAGRHGVGRIDHIEDRLVGIKSRESYECPAAVTLISAHKDLEKMVLPKDVLRFKSAVDQRYAELAYDGLWFSTLKECLDAFVDKSQEFVTGTVRVKLFKGTAQVVGRKSPYSMYDTGLATYASGDQFDHTSAKGFIYVWGLPLKTVARAHKGKSR is encoded by the coding sequence ATGGTATCCAGCAAATCTACGGATAGGTCTGACCGCAAAAAGGTCGTGCTAGCTTATTCCGGCGGCCTAGACACCTCCGTAGCCATCCGTTGGCTGCAGGAGAAGTACGACCTAGACGTAATAGCCGTTTCAGTCGATGTAGGCCAGCCCGATGCAGACATGAAGGACAACATCGAGCGCGCGTACAAGATAGGAGCGCTGAAGGCCTATGCCATTGACGCCAAGGATGAATTCGTAAGAGACTACATATTCCCCGCTCTCAAAGCCAACGCCATGTACGAGGGCTCGTACCCGGTGTGCACCTCCATAGCAAGACCTCTCATAGCCAAGCTTCTGGTGGAGGTGGCGAGAAAGGAAGGGGCTTCCTACATCGCCCACGGTTGCACGGCCAAAGGCAACGACCAGGTGCGCTTCGACGTGTCAATAGGGGCCCTTGCGCCGGAATTGGGCATCATCGCTCCCATGCGTGAATGGGTAATGACACGTGAAGAGGAAATCGAGTATGCTCGAAAGCACGACATACCGGTGAAGGTGAAGAAGCAGTGCCCTTACTCCACAGACGAAAATCTTTGGGGAAGGAGTATTGAATGCGGAGTCTTGGAGGACGCTTGGCAGGAGCCCCCCGAGGACGCTTTCGCATGGACCGTCTCAGCGCATGAGGCGCCTGATGATGCGGATTATGTAGAGATAGATTTCGAGAAAGGGGTGCCAACCGCTCTCAATGGGAAGCGCATGGAGGGGGTGGCATTGATCGCAGAGCTAAACCATCTGGCAGGAAGGCATGGAGTGGGAAGGATAGATCACATCGAGGATCGCTTGGTGGGTATTAAATCGAGGGAGAGCTACGAATGCCCAGCAGCAGTCACGCTCATCTCTGCCCATAAAGACCTGGAGAAGATGGTGCTCCCGAAGGATGTGCTGAGATTCAAATCGGCAGTGGACCAGAGGTATGCCGAGCTGGCCTATGACGGGCTTTGGTTCTCCACTCTCAAGGAGTGCCTGGACGCCTTCGTAGATAAGAGTCAGGAGTTTGTCACAGGCACGGTGCGGGTAAAACTGTTCAAAGGTACCGCCCAGGTAGTAGGGCGCAAATCGCCCTATTCGATGTACGACACCGGTCTGGCGACATATGCTAGTGGCGATCAGTTCGATCATACCTCCGCCAAGGGCTTTATATATGTCTGGGGTCTGCCCCTGAAGACAGTAGCGAGAGCACATAAGGGGAAGAGCAGGTGA
- a CDS encoding DUF6144 family protein, with amino-acid sequence MKGDREPPAKGRMGRITKSIVRESGVDDARRVMLPAETYEEAKKGEERAELTLLTMERLERAFDEESRVRIMERCGRQCFGPTHQKVRKALFHESSSLEEFLDKLNDLEGGKAHYRITEQGAIIIEYPSCRCGQVRESQKRFPNHTYCMCGVGFNKELFETVLGRKVDIILVTSAICDGGPCRFVVRL; translated from the coding sequence ATGAAGGGAGACAGAGAGCCCCCTGCCAAAGGAAGGATGGGAAGGATAACTAAGTCCATCGTGAGGGAGTCAGGGGTTGACGATGCCAGGCGCGTTATGCTGCCAGCGGAAACCTATGAGGAGGCCAAGAAAGGTGAGGAGAGGGCAGAGCTCACCCTCTTGACCATGGAGCGCTTGGAACGAGCCTTTGATGAAGAGTCGAGGGTCCGCATCATGGAGAGATGCGGGCGGCAATGCTTCGGGCCAACGCATCAGAAGGTGCGCAAGGCGCTGTTCCATGAGTCCAGCAGCTTAGAGGAATTCTTGGACAAGCTGAACGACCTTGAAGGGGGGAAGGCTCACTATCGCATCACGGAGCAAGGGGCCATTATCATAGAGTACCCCTCTTGCAGATGCGGCCAGGTGCGTGAGAGCCAGAAGAGGTTCCCCAACCATACGTATTGCATGTGCGGCGTGGGGTTCAACAAAGAGCTCTTCGAGACTGTGCTAGGGAGGAAAGTTGACATAATCCTGGTGACCTCCGCTATTTGTGATGGAGGGCCGTGCAGATTCGTGGTGAGATTGTAA
- a CDS encoding ACT domain-containing protein: MKEQSQKESIAERTRFYIDAHPSIKDCISKDLINYSSLARLIMKELGIKNEEAVMIACRRYAVKLAKHDHEREILRILANSRLEVKTKICIVTAKNDWTVLQRLEEVFKRLINEKGIMQVIQGAQAITVIADEKLKNEVVNAVGRENILKVRQDLVEITVKSPERIVETSGVFAFLASNLAENNVNVVETVSCYTDSIFIVNEADMIYAYSILTKVIENAEQVEETVED, from the coding sequence ATGAAGGAGCAGTCTCAGAAGGAGAGCATCGCCGAGCGCACACGCTTCTATATAGATGCCCATCCCAGCATCAAAGACTGCATCTCCAAGGACCTGATAAACTATTCCTCTCTGGCCCGGCTCATAATGAAAGAACTGGGCATCAAAAACGAGGAGGCCGTGATGATCGCCTGCCGGCGCTACGCGGTGAAATTGGCCAAGCATGATCACGAGCGCGAGATCCTGCGCATTTTGGCCAACTCCAGGCTGGAGGTCAAGACCAAGATATGCATCGTGACGGCCAAGAACGATTGGACTGTACTGCAGCGCCTGGAGGAGGTCTTCAAGAGACTCATAAATGAGAAGGGCATAATGCAAGTTATCCAGGGTGCGCAGGCCATCACCGTGATCGCGGATGAGAAGCTGAAGAATGAGGTGGTGAACGCCGTGGGGAGGGAGAACATCCTCAAGGTGCGGCAGGATCTGGTGGAGATAACTGTCAAATCCCCCGAGCGCATAGTCGAGACCTCCGGAGTATTCGCCTTTCTAGCCTCTAACCTGGCAGAGAACAACGTGAATGTGGTGGAGACCGTATCCTGCTATACTGATAGCATTTTCATAGTGAACGAGGCGGATATGATATACGCCTATTCCATATTGACCAAGGTCATCGAGAACGCGGAGCAAGTAGAGGAAACAGTCGAGGATTGA